A single window of Watersipora subatra chromosome 11, tzWatSuba1.1, whole genome shotgun sequence DNA harbors:
- the LOC137407917 gene encoding calponin homology domain-containing protein DDB_G0272472-like, with amino-acid sequence MRKIKILKELRKIKILKELRKMKILKELRKIKILKELRKIKILKEKIKILKELKKIKILKELRKIKILKELWEIKILKELRETKILKELRKIKILKELRKIKILKELRNIKIFKELRKIKILKELRKTKILKKLRKIKILKELRKIKILKELRKIKTLKELREIKIFKELREIKTLKKMRKLRKIKILKELRKIKILRELGKIKILKELWEIKILKELREIKILKELREIKILKEMRKVKILKELRKIKILKELKNIKIFKELRKIKILKEMRKIKILKEVRKIKILRELRKIKILKELWEIKILKELRETKILKELRKIKILKELREIKILKELRNIKIFKELRKRKILKELRKIKILKELRKIKILKEVEEDKDP; translated from the exons atgaggaagataaagatccttaaagagttgaggaagataaagatccttaaagagttgaggaagatgaAGATCCtcaaagagttgaggaagataaagatccttaaagagttgaggaagataaagatcctcaaaga gaagataaagatccttaaagagttgaagaagattaagatccttaaagagttgaggaagataaagatcctcaAAGAGTTGtgggagataaagatccttaaagagttgagagagacaaagatccttaaagagttgaggaagataaagatacttaaagagttgaggaagataaagatccttaaagagttgaggaatataaaaatctttaaagaGTTGAGAAAGATAAAAATCCTTAAAGAGCTGAGGAAGACAAAGATCCTTAAaaagttgaggaagataaagatccttaaagagttgaggaagattaagatccttaaagagttgaggaagataaagaccCTTAAGGAGTTGAGGGAGATAAAGatctttaaagagttgagggagaTTAAGACCCTTAAAAAGATGAGGAAg ttgaggaagataaagatccttaaagagttgaggaagataaagatccttagaGAGTTggggaagataaagatcctcaAAGAGTTGtgggagataaagatccttaaggagttgagggagataaagatccttaaagagttgagggagaTTAAGATCCTTAAAGAGATGAGGAAggtaaagatccttaaagagttgaggaagataaagatacttaaagagttgaagaatataaaaatatttaaagagtTGAGAAAGATAAAAATCCTTAAAGagatgaggaagataaagatccttaaagaggtgaggaagataaagatccttagagagttgaggaagataaagatcctcaAAGAGTTGtgggagataaagatccttaaagagttaaGAGAGACAAAGATCCtcaaagagttgaggaagataaagatacttaaagagttgagggagataaagatccttaaagagttgaggaatataaaaatctttaaagagttgaggaagagaAAAATCCTTAAAGAgctgaggaagataaagatccttaaagagttgagaaagataaagatccttaaaga agttgaggaagataaagaccCTTAA
- the LOC137407918 gene encoding calponin homology domain-containing protein DDB_G0272472-like: MRKIKILKELRKIKILRELRKIKILKELWEIKILKELRETKILKELRKIKILKELRKIKILKELRNIKIFKELRKIKILKELRKTKILKKLRKIKILKELRKIKILKELRKIKTLKELREIKIFKELREIKILKKMRKLRKIKILKELRKIKILRELGKIKILKELWEIKILKELREIKILKELREIKILKEMRKVKILKELRKIKILKELKNIKIFKELRKIKILKEMRKIKILKEVRKIKILRELRKIKILKELWEIKILKELRETNILKELRKIKILKELREIKILKELRNIKIFKELRKRKILKELRKIKILKELRKIKILKEKIKILKELRKIKILKELRKIKTLKELREIKIFKELREIKILKKMRKMRKIKILKELRKIKILKELRKMKILKELRKINILKELRKIKILKEVEEDEDPQRVEEDKDP, encoded by the exons atgaggaagataaagatccttaaagagttgaggaagataaagatccttagagagttgaggaagataaagatcctcaAAGAGTTGtgggagataaagatccttaaagagttgagagagacaaagatccttaaagagttgaggaagataaagatacttaaagagttgaggaagataaagatccttaaagagttgaggaatataaaaatctttaaagaGTTGAGAAAGATAAAAATCCTTAAAGAGCTGAGGAAGACAAAGATCCTTAAaaagttgaggaagataaagatccttaaagagttgaggaagattaagatccttaaagagttgaggaagataaagaccCTTAAGGAGTTGAGGGAGATAAAGatctttaaagagttgagggagaTTAAGATCCTTAAAAAGATGAGGAAg ttgaggaagataaagatccttaaagagttgaggaagataaagatccttagaGAGTTggggaagataaagatcctcaAAGAGTTGtgggagataaagatccttaaggagttgagggagataaagatccttaaagagttgagggagaTTAAGATCCTTAAAGAGATGAGGAAggtaaagatccttaaagagttgaggaagataaagatacttaaagagttgaagaatataaaaatatttaaagagtTGAGAAAGATAAAAATCCTTAAAGagatgaggaagataaagatccttaaagaggtgaggaagataaagatccttagagagttgaggaagataaagatcctcaAAGAGTTGtgggagataaagatccttaaagagttaaGAGAGACAAATATCCtcaaagagttgaggaagataaagatacttaaagagttgagggagataaagatccttaaagagttgaggaatataaaaatctttaaagagttgaggaagagaAAAATCCTTAAAGAgctgaggaagataaagatccttaaagagttgaggaagataaagatccttaaaga gaagataaagatccttaaagagttgaggaagattaagatccttaaagagttgaggaagataaagaccCTTAAGGAGTTGAGGGAGATAAAGatctttaaagagttgagggagaTTAAGATCCTTAAAAAGATGAGGAAg atgaggaagataaagatccttaaagagttgaggaagataaagatccttaaagagttgaggaagatgaAGATCCtcaaagagttgaggaagataaacatccttaaagagttgaggaagataaagatcctcaaaga agttgaggaagatgaAGATCCtcaaagagttgaggaagataaagatccttaa